In the genome of Streptomyces collinus, one region contains:
- a CDS encoding aminotransferase class V-fold PLP-dependent enzyme, whose protein sequence is MSVSTVAAAPSVCAPLPVLGRDVTVPLVTGGEVTYAALDYAASAPALQRVWDDVAAYAPYYGSVHRGAGYLSQLSTDLFENARRTVAEFLDCREDDQVVFTRSTTDSLNLLAAALPADCRVFVFETEHHASLLPWRGAQVTYLDAPRSPREAVETLERALADRDPYGPALVCVTGASNVTGELWPVRELTAAAHAHGARIVLDAAQLAPHHQVSVAGLDVDWVAFSGHKLYAPFGSGVLAGRADWLRAAEPYLAGGGASRKVSRRQDGGVDVEWHDSAARHEAGSPNVIGAYALASACKALTEAGFDTLVAREQYLVRAVREGLADVPEVRFLSLFGDDAPRVGVLSFVVEGWNSSHFAAALSAEYGIGVRDGLFCAHPLVRTLLGSDPQSQGACGSPEAAPGEKSLNAIRVSFGAGTPDEHVERFVRAVRELVTDGAKWNYRTEDGRCVPDTSA, encoded by the coding sequence ATGTCCGTCTCCACCGTTGCCGCCGCCCCGTCCGTTTGTGCCCCGCTGCCCGTTCTGGGCCGAGATGTCACCGTGCCGCTCGTGACCGGTGGCGAGGTCACCTACGCAGCCCTCGACTACGCCGCCAGCGCCCCGGCGCTCCAGCGGGTCTGGGACGACGTCGCCGCCTACGCGCCCTACTACGGCAGCGTCCACCGCGGCGCCGGGTACCTCTCCCAGCTCTCCACCGACCTGTTCGAGAACGCCCGCCGGACCGTCGCCGAGTTCCTCGACTGCCGCGAGGACGACCAGGTCGTGTTCACGCGGTCGACGACCGACTCCCTCAACCTCCTCGCCGCCGCCCTCCCCGCCGACTGCCGGGTCTTCGTCTTCGAGACCGAGCACCACGCCTCTCTGCTGCCGTGGCGCGGCGCCCAGGTCACCTACCTCGACGCCCCGCGCAGCCCCCGCGAGGCCGTCGAGACCCTGGAGCGCGCCCTCGCCGACCGCGACCCCTACGGCCCGGCCCTCGTGTGCGTCACCGGCGCCTCGAACGTCACCGGTGAGCTGTGGCCCGTACGGGAGCTCACGGCCGCCGCGCACGCCCACGGTGCGCGCATCGTGCTGGACGCCGCGCAGCTGGCCCCGCACCACCAGGTGTCCGTCGCCGGCCTCGACGTCGACTGGGTCGCCTTCTCCGGGCACAAGCTGTACGCGCCCTTCGGCTCTGGCGTCCTGGCCGGGCGGGCCGACTGGCTGCGCGCGGCCGAGCCGTACCTCGCGGGCGGCGGCGCCAGCCGCAAGGTCAGCCGGCGCCAGGACGGGGGAGTGGACGTGGAGTGGCACGACAGCGCCGCCCGCCACGAGGCCGGGTCGCCCAACGTCATCGGCGCTTATGCCCTCGCCTCGGCCTGCAAGGCGCTGACCGAGGCCGGTTTCGACACCCTCGTCGCCCGTGAGCAGTACCTGGTCCGTGCCGTGCGGGAGGGGCTCGCCGACGTCCCCGAGGTGCGGTTCCTGTCCCTCTTCGGGGACGACGCGCCGCGCGTCGGCGTGCTCTCCTTCGTCGTGGAGGGCTGGAACAGCTCGCACTTCGCCGCCGCCCTGTCCGCCGAGTACGGCATCGGCGTACGGGACGGGCTGTTCTGCGCCCACCCGCTGGTGCGCACGCTGCTCGGCAGCGACCCGCAGTCGCAGGGCGCGTGCGGGTCGCCGGAGGCAGCGCCCGGGGAGAAGTCGCTCAACGCCATCCGGGTCAGCTTCGGGGCGGGCACGCCCGACGAGCACGTGGAGCGGTTCGTGCGGGCCGTCAGGGAGCTCGTGACGGACGGGGCGAAGTGGAACTACCGCACCGAGGACGGGCGCTGCGTGCCGGACACCTCCGCCTGA
- a CDS encoding rhomboid family intramembrane serine protease, producing MIRKWSASLVRAGRAARGSSAPVTYSLIALCCLAFLAGPASGLNPAYGTGDELLAVQRAYFRRWGVIPAELFEGSAGAALTPATALFVHGSWVHLLGNMLFLYVFGAMTEERMGRVQFTLFYVGCGYLALLGYAVANADSEQSLVGASGAISAVLGAFLYLFPRARVTSLLPFLFFLPVRFPAWVVLPFWAALQWLAAGRASDGPGVAYLAHLIGFGLGFGYASVRYGRPTSPTRVKAAPAPAPEGENQP from the coding sequence ATGATCCGCAAGTGGAGTGCGTCGCTCGTCCGGGCCGGCAGAGCGGCCAGGGGGTCGTCGGCGCCGGTGACGTACTCACTGATCGCCCTGTGCTGCCTTGCCTTCCTGGCCGGGCCCGCCTCGGGCCTGAATCCGGCGTACGGCACGGGCGACGAACTGCTCGCCGTGCAGCGGGCCTACTTCCGGCGCTGGGGCGTGATTCCCGCAGAACTGTTCGAAGGGTCCGCGGGGGCGGCCCTGACCCCCGCCACCGCGCTCTTCGTCCACGGCAGCTGGGTGCACCTGCTCGGCAACATGCTCTTCCTCTACGTCTTCGGGGCGATGACCGAGGAGCGGATGGGGCGAGTGCAGTTCACCCTGTTCTACGTCGGCTGCGGCTACCTGGCCCTGCTGGGTTACGCCGTCGCCAACGCGGACTCCGAGCAGTCCCTGGTCGGTGCCTCGGGGGCGATCTCCGCGGTCCTCGGTGCGTTCCTGTACCTGTTCCCCCGTGCCCGGGTGACCAGTCTCCTGCCGTTCCTCTTCTTCCTGCCGGTGCGTTTCCCGGCGTGGGTGGTGCTGCCGTTCTGGGCGGCGCTGCAGTGGCTGGCGGCGGGGCGGGCCTCGGACGGGCCGGGGGTGGCCTACCTCGCCCACCTGATCGGGTTCGGTCTGGGCTTCGGCTATGCGTCGGTCCGCTACGGCCGTCCCACCAGCCCTACTAGAGTGAAGGCCGCCCCTGCACCGGCCCCCGAGGGAGAGAACCAGCCGTGA
- a CDS encoding SLC13 family permease codes for MCALLAVPTNFPGLGGDARLTLVVFVLATCAWIGTSIDDTYIALGAGLALTVTGVISSDTLFGTLGDDTVWLLICAFVLAAAVSRTGLAGRAAVFLVSGARTVRQLVHLTTAALVVTAFAVPATSGRAALALPVFLALAKVLADRRRLVVMLALLFPTVILLSAVATLIGAGAHLITVSVLWETTGQHIGFTQWLLLGLPLAVASSHLAAELVLLTTTRRADRTGPVHITPEQIQRHSEQPVTGPWSQAEKRCVLLLATVIALWCSEPLHRVPPALVALIGAVIAASPALGTVRLKDALKTVPWSLLLFMAATMAMGVALADSGAAKWLVSGLPAGASPMVFLAVVITVSTAAHLVLQSRSARSSVLVPLVVAASAGVGVNPVAAALASTAAAGFCHTLPASAKPVTLFAQLPGTPTYAPRDLLRLSAVLAPLTAALVLFFAVAVWPLLGVSVTR; via the coding sequence ATGTGCGCGCTCCTTGCCGTCCCCACAAACTTCCCGGGACTCGGCGGCGACGCCCGGCTCACGCTCGTCGTGTTCGTCCTCGCGACCTGCGCGTGGATCGGGACGTCGATCGACGACACCTACATCGCGCTCGGCGCCGGGCTCGCGCTCACGGTGACCGGGGTGATCAGCAGCGACACCCTGTTCGGCACGCTCGGTGATGACACGGTGTGGCTGCTGATCTGCGCGTTCGTGCTGGCGGCCGCGGTGAGCCGGACCGGGCTCGCGGGGCGGGCGGCGGTGTTCCTGGTGAGCGGGGCGCGCACCGTCCGGCAGCTCGTGCACCTGACGACGGCCGCCCTGGTCGTCACGGCGTTCGCGGTGCCCGCCACCTCCGGCCGGGCCGCGCTCGCGCTGCCGGTCTTCCTCGCCCTCGCCAAGGTCCTGGCCGACCGGAGGCGACTGGTCGTGATGCTGGCCCTGCTGTTCCCGACCGTGATCCTGCTGTCGGCGGTGGCGACGCTGATCGGCGCGGGAGCCCATCTGATCACGGTGTCGGTGCTGTGGGAGACGACCGGACAGCACATCGGCTTCACGCAGTGGCTGCTGCTGGGCCTGCCGCTGGCCGTGGCCTCCTCCCACCTGGCCGCGGAGCTGGTCCTGCTGACGACGACCCGGCGCGCGGACCGCACCGGCCCCGTCCACATCACCCCCGAGCAGATCCAGCGGCACAGCGAACAGCCGGTCACCGGCCCCTGGAGCCAGGCCGAGAAGCGCTGCGTCCTGCTGCTGGCCACCGTGATCGCCCTGTGGTGCAGTGAGCCGCTGCACCGCGTGCCGCCGGCCCTGGTCGCGCTGATCGGCGCGGTCATCGCCGCCTCGCCCGCCCTCGGCACCGTGCGCCTGAAGGACGCGCTGAAGACCGTCCCCTGGTCGTTGCTGCTGTTCATGGCCGCGACGATGGCGATGGGGGTGGCGCTCGCCGACTCGGGAGCGGCGAAGTGGCTGGTCTCCGGGCTGCCGGCCGGCGCGTCCCCGATGGTGTTCCTGGCGGTCGTGATCACCGTCAGCACCGCGGCCCATCTGGTCCTGCAGTCCCGCTCGGCCCGCTCGTCGGTGCTGGTGCCGCTGGTCGTGGCCGCCTCCGCCGGCGTCGGGGTCAACCCGGTCGCCGCCGCCCTCGCCTCGACCGCCGCCGCGGGCTTCTGCCACACCCTGCCCGCCTCGGCCAAGCCGGTCACGCTCTTCGCGCAGCTCCCCGGCACCCCGACCTACGCCCCGCGCGACCTGCTGCGGCTGTCCGCCGTCCTGGCGCCGCTGACCGCCGCGCTCGTCCTGTTCTTCGCCGTCGCGGTGTGGCCGCTGCTCGGCGTGTCCGTCACCCGTTGA
- the trpD gene encoding anthranilate phosphoribosyltransferase, with protein MSAVTPAGGDTAAGRSWPQLLNGLLDGRHLSADDTAWAMDRIMRGEATEAQIAGFVVALRAKGETVEEINGLVRTMYAHANVIEVPGATVDIVGTGGDGAKTVNISTMSSIVVAGTGAKVVKHGNRAASSASGASDVLEKLGVNLELPLHRVTEVAEEAGITFCFAVKFHPALRHAGAARGQLGIRTVFNALGPLTNPARVRAQAVGVADPRMAPIVAGVFAERGNSSLVFRGDDGLDELTTTATSRVWIVRGGEVTEEAFDPRDVGLELVPVEALRGADASYNAEVARRLLDGETGPVRDAVVLNSAAALVALEPTAAPLTEQIRAGMVKAAESIDSGAAKRTLERWVAASNR; from the coding sequence ATGAGCGCTGTGACCCCCGCTGGAGGCGACACCGCGGCGGGCCGCTCCTGGCCCCAGCTGTTGAACGGCCTGCTGGACGGCAGGCACCTGAGCGCGGACGACACCGCCTGGGCGATGGACCGGATCATGCGCGGCGAGGCGACCGAGGCGCAGATCGCCGGGTTCGTCGTGGCGCTGCGCGCCAAGGGCGAGACCGTCGAGGAGATCAACGGCCTGGTCCGCACGATGTACGCGCACGCCAACGTGATCGAGGTGCCCGGGGCGACGGTCGACATCGTCGGGACGGGCGGTGACGGCGCGAAGACGGTCAACATCTCCACGATGTCCTCGATCGTCGTCGCCGGCACCGGCGCGAAGGTCGTCAAGCACGGCAACCGTGCCGCGTCCTCGGCGTCCGGGGCCTCCGACGTGCTGGAGAAGCTCGGCGTCAACCTGGAGCTGCCCCTGCACCGGGTGACGGAGGTCGCCGAGGAGGCCGGGATCACCTTCTGCTTCGCGGTGAAGTTCCACCCGGCGCTGCGGCACGCGGGCGCCGCCCGCGGCCAGTTGGGCATCCGTACGGTGTTCAACGCCCTCGGCCCGCTCACCAACCCGGCCCGGGTCCGCGCCCAGGCGGTCGGTGTGGCGGACCCGCGCATGGCGCCGATCGTCGCGGGCGTCTTCGCCGAGCGCGGCAACTCCTCCCTGGTCTTCCGGGGCGACGACGGCCTGGACGAGCTGACCACCACGGCCACGTCCCGGGTGTGGATCGTCCGGGGCGGCGAGGTGACCGAGGAGGCCTTCGACCCGCGTGACGTCGGCCTCGAACTGGTCCCCGTGGAGGCGCTGCGCGGCGCGGACGCCTCCTACAACGCCGAGGTCGCGCGGCGGCTCCTGGACGGGGAGACGGGGCCGGTGCGGGACGCGGTGGTGCTGAACTCGGCGGCGGCCCTGGTCGCCCTGGAGCCCACCGCCGCGCCACTGACCGAGCAGATCCGCGCCGGGATGGTGAAGGCGGCCGAGTCGATCGACTCGGGCGCCGCGAAGCGCACGCTGGAGCGCTGGGTGGCCGCCAGCAACAGGTAG
- a CDS encoding response regulator transcription factor: MNRILIVEDEERIASFVEKGLRSNGFTTTVVSDGDAGYEYALTGGFDLVVLDIGLPGRDGFTVLRELREARVSVPVIVLTARDSVRDTVAGLEGGADDWMTKPFRFEELLARVRLRLRTAARAPEVTVLRSGSLSLDLRTRRARSGERTVDLTAREFVLLELFLRHPGQVLSREQILSHVWGYDFDPGSNIVDVYVRTLRKKLGAERVETVRGMGYRLA; this comes from the coding sequence GTGAACCGCATCCTCATCGTCGAGGACGAGGAGCGCATCGCCTCCTTCGTGGAGAAGGGCCTGCGCTCCAACGGCTTCACCACGACCGTCGTCAGCGACGGCGACGCGGGCTACGAGTACGCCCTGACCGGCGGTTTCGACCTCGTCGTCCTGGACATCGGGCTGCCCGGCCGGGACGGCTTCACGGTCCTGCGGGAGCTGCGCGAGGCGCGGGTGTCGGTGCCGGTGATCGTGCTGACCGCGCGGGACTCCGTACGGGACACGGTGGCCGGTCTGGAGGGCGGCGCCGACGACTGGATGACCAAGCCGTTCCGGTTCGAGGAGCTGCTCGCCCGGGTGCGGCTGCGGCTGCGGACGGCGGCCCGGGCGCCGGAGGTGACGGTGCTCAGGTCGGGCTCCCTGAGCCTCGATCTCCGCACCAGGCGTGCGCGGTCCGGGGAGCGGACGGTCGATCTGACGGCTCGTGAGTTCGTGCTGCTGGAACTGTTCCTGCGGCATCCGGGGCAGGTGCTGTCGCGGGAACAGATCCTGTCCCACGTGTGGGGCTACGACTTCGATCCGGGGTCCAACATCGTGGACGTGTACGTGCGGACGCTGCGGAAGAAGCTGGGGGCGGAGCGGGTGGAGACGGTGCGGGGGATGGGGTACCGGTTGGCGTGA
- a CDS encoding Lrp/AsnC family transcriptional regulator encodes MITAIVLIKTSVDRIPEIAESIAALDSVSEVFSVTGTYDLIAMVRVKEHEDLAEVIPGRISKIPGVEGTDTHVAFRTYSQHDLEAAFSIGLDN; translated from the coding sequence GTGATCACCGCGATCGTCCTCATCAAGACCAGCGTGGACCGGATCCCCGAGATCGCCGAGTCGATCGCCGCGCTGGACAGCGTCAGCGAGGTCTTCTCCGTCACGGGCACCTACGACCTGATCGCGATGGTCCGGGTCAAGGAGCACGAGGACCTGGCGGAGGTCATCCCGGGCCGGATCAGCAAGATCCCCGGGGTGGAGGGGACCGACACACACGTGGCGTTCCGCACGTACTCCCAGCACGACCTGGAGGCGGCCTTCTCGATCGGGCTGGACAACTAG
- a CDS encoding small secreted hydrophilic protein → MVFSRRMAALSAVVLIPLGIAATSYALADSPASPRVPSQQVELDHRSPTPTSTLRPSQKATPPGATPGDEVVSRPPVTDSSAGDDDDDDHGQGTGDDGPGDDDGPGSDG, encoded by the coding sequence ATGGTTTTCTCTCGCCGGATGGCGGCCCTGTCCGCCGTCGTGCTGATCCCGCTGGGCATCGCCGCGACCAGCTACGCGCTCGCGGACAGCCCCGCGTCGCCCCGGGTGCCCTCCCAGCAGGTCGAGCTGGACCACCGCTCGCCCACGCCCACCTCCACCCTCCGGCCCTCCCAGAAGGCCACACCGCCCGGCGCCACACCGGGTGACGAGGTCGTCTCGCGGCCTCCGGTGACCGACAGCTCAGCGGGTGACGATGACGACGACGACCACGGCCAGGGCACCGGAGACGACGGACCGGGCGACGACGACGGCCCCGGCTCCGACGGCTGA
- a CDS encoding glycerate kinase, producing the protein MLNRVVVAPSGFKESLSAEAAAEAIAAGVRRVLPGADIDLVPLVDGGEGTALALAAATGGRIVTTAATGPVGQTIAAHFALLGGGDTAVVEMAAVAGLSLVPHGLRDPGATTTYGVGELIRAALDTGARRILVGCGDSGTSDGGAGALQALGARLLDADGRELPRGGRELTRLHRIDPTGLDPRLTEVELLVACNPYNVLCGERGVARVFGPQKGATPAQVEELSAALENWAFVLTRDAAVPDSDLRSGPGTGASGGLGAGLAALGARLLPRFDVLLDHLDLDARLARADLVVTAEGALDLQTPRGKVPAEVARRAKLHGRPVLALAGTLGEGAGEVPGVDACHGILPAPMELAEALLRGSELLTDATERALRMIVLGTRLPVQAEVSGTQRPSSVR; encoded by the coding sequence GTGCTGAACCGTGTCGTCGTAGCCCCCAGCGGCTTCAAGGAGTCCCTGTCCGCCGAGGCCGCCGCCGAGGCCATCGCGGCTGGCGTACGCCGGGTCCTGCCCGGCGCCGACATCGACCTCGTCCCGCTGGTGGACGGCGGTGAGGGCACGGCTCTGGCCCTGGCCGCCGCGACCGGGGGCCGGATCGTCACCACCGCGGCGACCGGCCCGGTCGGGCAGACCATCGCCGCGCACTTCGCCCTCCTCGGCGGCGGGGACACCGCGGTGGTGGAGATGGCGGCGGTCGCGGGCCTCTCGCTCGTCCCGCACGGCCTGCGCGACCCGGGTGCCACGACCACGTACGGCGTCGGCGAGCTGATCCGCGCCGCCCTCGACACGGGCGCCCGGCGGATCCTCGTCGGCTGCGGCGACTCGGGCACCTCGGACGGGGGCGCGGGCGCCCTCCAGGCGCTCGGGGCGCGACTGCTGGACGCGGACGGGCGCGAACTCCCCAGGGGCGGCCGGGAGCTGACGCGCCTGCACCGCATCGACCCCACCGGCCTGGACCCCCGGCTCACGGAGGTGGAGCTGCTCGTCGCCTGCAACCCGTACAACGTGCTGTGCGGCGAGCGGGGCGTGGCCCGGGTCTTCGGCCCGCAGAAGGGCGCGACCCCCGCGCAGGTGGAGGAGCTGTCGGCGGCCCTGGAGAACTGGGCGTTCGTCCTCACCCGCGATGCCGCCGTGCCGGACAGCGACCTGCGCTCCGGGCCCGGTACGGGAGCCTCCGGCGGCCTGGGGGCGGGGCTGGCCGCCCTGGGCGCCCGGCTGCTCCCCCGCTTCGACGTGCTGCTGGACCACCTGGACCTGGACGCCCGGCTGGCCCGCGCCGACCTGGTCGTCACCGCCGAGGGCGCCCTGGACCTCCAGACGCCGCGTGGCAAGGTCCCCGCCGAGGTGGCCCGCCGCGCCAAACTCCACGGCCGGCCCGTCCTGGCCCTGGCCGGCACGCTCGGCGAGGGCGCGGGCGAGGTGCCGGGCGTGGACGCCTGCCACGGCATCCTGCCCGCCCCGATGGAGCTGGCCGAGGCCCTGTTGCGCGGGAGTGAGCTCCTCACGGACGCCACCGAGCGCGCCCTGCGGATGATCGTCCTGGGCACCCGGCTGCCGGTTCAGGCGGAGGTGTCCGGCACGCAGCGCCCGTCCTCGGTGCGGTAG
- a CDS encoding NYN domain-containing protein: protein MVETTGGGPDDGAAEVLDRPLPDGVRRRVVQIVSDGFGALTVGELPAQLRQYARFAPNRRAKFAGNAMAAALETDPLFRQRIGEKLREAQPELTGALDSGSPPPAADPLDVAAAAYVLRPPGWVKQVTAAGEEAQRADAERADEEGRAELERLRAELDRARDHTRAETERLRTELESAKKETESLHRKLRAALSDVKRGEAALRKAQGEIEAVRAEGNAQVSAAESESRRLKSRLGETEAALEAARRAAREGRSVEDMRVRLLLDTLLDATQGLRRELALPPVSVRPAETVDAVEPGRMSPKDIAARALSENDPQVMDQLLALPQAHLVVDGYNVTKTGYPQMPLEKQRLRLLGQLSQLAAQSGAEVTCVFDGAELAAPVLLAPPRGVRVLFSKPGVTADELIRQLVRAEPPGRPVIVASTDREVADGVARAGARPVASAMLLKRLSRS from the coding sequence ATGGTGGAGACCACGGGCGGGGGGCCGGACGACGGCGCCGCCGAGGTGCTCGACCGTCCGCTGCCCGACGGCGTGCGCCGCAGGGTCGTGCAGATCGTCTCCGACGGCTTCGGCGCGCTGACGGTCGGGGAGCTGCCCGCCCAGCTCCGGCAGTACGCCCGGTTCGCACCGAACCGCCGGGCGAAGTTCGCCGGCAACGCGATGGCGGCCGCGCTGGAGACCGATCCGCTCTTCCGGCAGCGCATCGGGGAGAAGCTCAGAGAGGCCCAGCCGGAACTGACCGGCGCCCTGGACTCAGGCTCCCCGCCCCCGGCCGCGGACCCGCTCGACGTGGCGGCCGCGGCCTACGTACTGCGGCCCCCCGGCTGGGTGAAGCAGGTGACCGCCGCCGGCGAGGAGGCCCAGCGGGCCGACGCCGAGCGCGCCGACGAGGAGGGCCGGGCCGAGCTGGAGCGGCTGCGCGCCGAACTGGACCGGGCCCGCGACCATACCCGAGCCGAGACCGAGCGGCTGCGCACGGAGCTGGAATCGGCCAAGAAGGAAACCGAGTCGCTGCACCGCAAGCTGCGCGCCGCCCTCAGCGACGTCAAGCGCGGCGAGGCCGCCCTGCGCAAGGCGCAGGGCGAGATCGAGGCCGTCCGCGCCGAGGGGAACGCCCAGGTGTCCGCCGCCGAGAGCGAGAGCCGGCGGCTCAAGTCCCGGCTGGGCGAGACCGAGGCCGCCCTGGAGGCCGCGCGCCGGGCCGCCCGCGAGGGCCGCAGCGTCGAGGATATGCGGGTCCGGCTGCTGCTGGACACCCTGCTGGACGCCACCCAGGGGCTCCGTCGCGAACTGGCCCTGCCGCCGGTGTCGGTGCGCCCCGCCGAGACCGTCGACGCCGTCGAGCCGGGCCGGATGTCCCCGAAGGACATCGCCGCCCGCGCCCTGTCCGAGAACGACCCGCAGGTCATGGACCAGCTGCTGGCGCTGCCGCAGGCCCATCTGGTCGTCGACGGCTACAACGTCACCAAGACCGGCTATCCGCAGATGCCGCTGGAGAAGCAGCGCCTGAGGCTGCTCGGGCAGCTCTCCCAACTGGCCGCGCAGAGCGGCGCCGAGGTGACCTGCGTCTTCGACGGTGCCGAACTCGCCGCGCCGGTGCTGCTCGCGCCGCCGCGCGGCGTCCGGGTGCTCTTCTCGAAGCCGGGCGTCACCGCCGACGAGCTGATCCGCCAGCTGGTGCGTGCCGAGCCCCCGGGCCGCCCGGTCATCGTGGCCTCCACCGACCGCGAGGTCGCCGACGGCGTGGCCCGCGCCGGCGCCCGCCCGGTGGCCTCGGCGATGCTCCTGAAGCGCCTTTCGCGGTCCTAG
- a CDS encoding sensor histidine kinase: MTTTTTARAPETTDRATTTAPAPTADTGGRRVSARVRILLWLLLVMALALAAVAMTTRSFLLRDVDHRINRLLTQETGEFANFVERGGDPRTGRPFTDADRLLTVFLERQYPDADEELIGLVGRAGTGPRQIRQPHDLPVALPLHEDPGARARIFGSPDSSGVLDRPQGEIRWAKVTVGRPGRAPDAAFVVAFHPEREQARVNSVFRTLLGISGVALLLTVGIAWAVAGRILKPVRVVRAAAAQLTEQDLTRRIPVHGHDDIAALAETFNGMLDRLERAFAAQREFVDDAGHELRTPITIVRGHLEVMGDDPAEREETVRLVTDELDRMSRIVEDLLLLAKAERPDFVCPEPVQVAELTADVYVKARTLGDRDWQLDGVADLEAGLDPQRITQAMVQLAQNAVQHTTPGQTIRIGSRTDGPDLELYVADSGPGVQPQDVEVIFERFRRGTARRGARGSGAGLGLSIVKAIAEGHRGRVRLHGTPGGGATFALVLNAPRAPEGDPS; encoded by the coding sequence ATGACGACGACGACCACGGCCAGGGCACCGGAGACGACGGACCGGGCGACGACGACGGCCCCGGCTCCGACGGCTGACACCGGCGGCCGGCGGGTCTCCGCCCGGGTCCGGATCCTGCTGTGGCTGCTGCTCGTGATGGCGCTCGCGCTCGCCGCGGTGGCCATGACCACCCGCTCGTTCCTGCTGCGGGACGTCGACCACCGCATCAACCGCCTGCTCACCCAGGAGACCGGCGAGTTCGCGAACTTCGTGGAGCGCGGCGGGGATCCGCGCACGGGCCGCCCGTTCACCGACGCGGACCGGCTGCTGACGGTGTTCCTGGAGCGGCAGTACCCCGACGCGGACGAGGAGCTGATCGGCCTGGTCGGCCGGGCGGGCACCGGCCCCCGGCAGATCCGCCAGCCGCACGACCTGCCCGTCGCCCTGCCCCTGCACGAGGACCCCGGGGCCCGGGCCCGCATCTTCGGCTCCCCCGACTCCTCCGGCGTGCTCGACCGGCCGCAGGGCGAGATCCGCTGGGCGAAAGTCACCGTGGGCCGGCCGGGCCGGGCGCCGGACGCCGCGTTCGTCGTGGCGTTCCACCCGGAGCGCGAGCAGGCCCGGGTCAACAGCGTGTTCCGCACGCTGCTCGGCATCTCCGGAGTGGCCCTGCTGCTGACCGTCGGCATCGCCTGGGCGGTCGCCGGGCGGATCCTCAAACCGGTGCGGGTGGTGCGCGCCGCGGCGGCGCAGCTGACCGAGCAGGACCTCACCCGCCGGATCCCGGTGCACGGCCACGACGACATAGCGGCGCTCGCCGAGACGTTCAACGGCATGCTCGACCGGCTGGAGCGGGCCTTCGCCGCACAGCGCGAATTCGTCGACGACGCCGGCCACGAGCTGCGCACCCCCATCACCATCGTGCGCGGGCACCTGGAGGTCATGGGCGACGACCCGGCCGAACGCGAGGAGACCGTCCGGCTGGTCACCGACGAGCTGGACCGGATGAGCCGCATCGTCGAGGATCTGCTGCTGCTCGCCAAGGCCGAACGCCCCGACTTCGTCTGCCCCGAGCCGGTCCAGGTCGCCGAACTCACCGCCGACGTCTACGTCAAGGCCCGCACCCTGGGCGACCGCGACTGGCAGCTCGACGGGGTCGCCGACCTGGAGGCCGGACTGGATCCGCAGCGGATCACCCAGGCCATGGTGCAGCTCGCGCAGAACGCCGTGCAGCACACCACGCCCGGCCAGACCATCCGCATCGGCTCCCGCACCGACGGCCCGGACCTGGAGCTGTACGTGGCCGACTCGGGGCCCGGTGTGCAGCCGCAGGACGTCGAGGTGATCTTCGAGCGCTTCCGGCGCGGTACTGCCCGCCGGGGTGCCCGGGGTTCCGGCGCCGGACTCGGGCTGTCCATCGTCAAGGCGATCGCCGAGGGGCACCGGGGCCGGGTCCGGCTGCACGGCACACCCGGGGGCGGCGCCACCTTCGCCCTCGTCCTGAACGCACCCCGGGCACCGGAAGGGGACCCCTCGTGA